The nucleotide window CACATGTGGgattgtatatatatgaattctATCATATGGGATGATGTAATTACAAatccaaataaatattttccatTGGAATTATCAAATATTGAACTCAATCGAGATCTTCTGTATATATACCACGGCTTGTAGAGATAAATGGGAGATCGCATTAGAGAATATTCTAACAAAAGTGACAAGTTTTTGTTTGGAGCCTTGTGGATTATAAATGTGCAAAAACCTAATTCAAAGTTCAGCTTTACTGTAAAGAAGTCTATATAAGGCACGCCTAAAACATGGTTGTCCCATGAATGAATTGGAAAATGAAAAGCAGGTTCCCAATATCGCCAGCAACGCACCTAATTTTTGACTATGGGACACCAATGTGCTGCATGCTTAACCCCAAAGGCAGCAACCCAGAAGCTTGTGGACAATGATGCATGACAAAATTATATGGTCATTGTCTTTTATATAAAGCCATACAAAATGTCCATGTCGgtcgaagaatttctcgatcTCCCATCCCATCACTTAGTGACCAACGTAAACATTTCACCCTTTTTATTAGAAGATCTTTGGCTTTGCTTCGAAACTTCTGCAGTACTCCATCTTGGACAGAAGGCGTCAAATATAAAGCCAAACATATTTTGCTTTACAGTCTGAAAGAGAGAGaagcattaattatatatatttgtatatacaaatatatataagatcAGGTTTTAACCCTTTTGGGTAATTTGGAGGAGGAGATAATCATGAGGGCTCCATGTTGTGAGAAGATGGGGTTGAAGAAGGGGCCATGGACGGCTGAAGAAGATCATATACTGGCTTCTTTCATTCAGCGAAATGGCCATGGAAATTGGCGTGCACTTCCAAAACAAGctggtaatttaattaatttgattaactaACAATTAACTGCAtggaaattattaattaacctttgattattatttgtttgtttaatttaatttctgcAGGATTGCTGAGATGTGGAAAGAGTTGCAGGCTTCGGTGGACGAACTACTTGAGGCCAGATATTAAACGAGGGAACTTctgcaaagaagaagaagaaaccatCATTAAGCTGCATCAAATTCTGGAAATAGGTCAATTATCAAGAGTATTTAGCGATAATTAACTGcttaattaatgtatttatattatcatgtatttatatattacttgCAGATGGGCTGCTATTGCTGGAAAGTTACCAGGGCGAACGGAtaatgagataaaaaattattggcaCACCCACTTGAAGAAGAGagtaattaaagaaaatttaatctccATTAATGATAATCAAATGCCAAAGCCAGCTGAGGATCTCACGACTCCTGAAAGAACAATTCAAATTCCAGGCGATTCTGTAGGCATAGAGGGCACAGATGATTCAGCAGGTAGTAAAGAGGATAAAAAGTTGGCAAGTGCAAAAGGAGAGAGTTCGAATGTAATGGACTTCTGGTATAATGTTTTCATGCAAACGGGAAACTCCATTGAAATACTGCAACAAAGCTCAGGACAATTTGAGTGGTTGGAGGACtaaatttgtaattgaattCATGAGTGTCTTCTTTCTA belongs to Mangifera indica cultivar Alphonso chromosome 2, CATAS_Mindica_2.1, whole genome shotgun sequence and includes:
- the LOC123198683 gene encoding transcription factor MYB4-like, with the translated sequence MRAPCCEKMGLKKGPWTAEEDHILASFIQRNGHGNWRALPKQAGLLRCGKSCRLRWTNYLRPDIKRGNFCKEEEETIIKLHQILEIDGLLLLESYQGERIMR